The following are from one region of the Stanieria cyanosphaera PCC 7437 genome:
- the purH gene encoding bifunctional phosphoribosylaminoimidazolecarboxamide formyltransferase/IMP cyclohydrolase, which translates to MGRLALLSVSDKTGILELARQLVEEFEFEIISSGGTAKTLQEAGLSVTKVSDYTGSPEILGGRVKTLHPRIHGGILARPDLPEDCSDLEANQIRPLDLVVVNLYPFEQTIAQPNVTVAEAIEQIDIGGPAMLRAAAKNFAYLTVLCEPGQYQEYLTQLRNSQGKVSQEFRQKMASKAFAHTQAYDSAIAAYFASLDGEEELSEIYAISGKKIQTLRYGENPHQAAAWYQTGSVATGWTSATKLQGKELSYNNLVDLEAARRIIAEFDDQQPAAAVLKHTNPCGVGVGNTLVEAYEKAFNADSVSAFGGIVALNQSIDAATATELTKTFLECVVAPGCDSKAEAILKNKGKVRVLLLPDLTAGPKQTVKAIAGGWLVQASDDRIENLTSWKVVTEKQPTSEQMAEMLFAWKVVKHVKSNAIVVTKDGVSLGIGAGQMNRVGSVKIALEQAGEAARGGVLASDGFFPFDDSVRTAAEAGISAIIQPGGSIRDKDSIAAANELGIVMVLTGVRHFLH; encoded by the coding sequence CAGTTACTAAGGTTAGTGATTATACTGGTTCACCAGAGATTTTAGGTGGTCGAGTTAAAACTTTGCATCCTCGTATTCATGGAGGTATTTTAGCTAGACCTGATTTACCTGAAGATTGTAGTGATCTTGAAGCTAATCAAATTCGTCCCCTAGATTTAGTAGTAGTTAATCTTTATCCCTTTGAACAAACTATTGCTCAACCGAATGTTACTGTAGCAGAAGCAATTGAACAGATTGATATTGGTGGGCCTGCAATGCTCCGTGCAGCAGCTAAAAACTTTGCTTATTTAACGGTTTTATGTGAACCAGGACAATATCAAGAGTATTTGACTCAATTACGTAATTCTCAAGGAAAGGTATCGCAAGAATTTCGGCAAAAGATGGCAAGCAAAGCTTTTGCTCATACTCAGGCTTATGATTCTGCTATTGCTGCTTATTTTGCGAGTTTAGACGGGGAAGAAGAGTTATCAGAAATCTATGCTATTTCTGGGAAAAAAATCCAAACTCTGCGCTATGGAGAAAATCCTCATCAAGCTGCTGCTTGGTATCAAACTGGTAGTGTAGCTACAGGATGGACTTCGGCAACGAAATTGCAGGGAAAAGAACTTAGTTATAATAATTTGGTTGATTTAGAAGCAGCTAGACGAATTATTGCCGAGTTTGATGATCAACAACCAGCAGCAGCGGTTTTAAAACATACTAATCCTTGTGGGGTAGGGGTTGGTAATACTTTAGTAGAAGCTTATGAAAAGGCGTTTAATGCTGATTCTGTTTCGGCTTTTGGGGGAATTGTTGCTCTTAATCAATCGATTGATGCTGCTACAGCGACAGAATTAACCAAAACTTTTTTAGAATGTGTAGTTGCACCTGGTTGTGATTCTAAAGCAGAAGCAATTCTTAAAAATAAAGGCAAGGTAAGGGTTTTACTATTGCCAGATTTAACCGCGGGTCCGAAACAAACTGTTAAAGCGATCGCAGGGGGTTGGTTAGTTCAAGCTAGTGATGATCGAATTGAAAATCTTACTAGTTGGAAAGTAGTTACGGAAAAACAACCCACCTCAGAACAAATGGCAGAGATGTTGTTTGCTTGGAAAGTGGTTAAACACGTTAAATCTAACGCGATCGTAGTGACTAAGGATGGGGTTAGTTTGGGTATTGGTGCCGGACAAATGAATCGAGTTGGTTCGGTAAAAATTGCTCTTGAACAAGCAGGAGAAGCAGCTAGGGGTGGTGTCCTTGCTAGTGATGGTTTTTTTCCTTTTGATGATTCGGTTCGGACTGCTGCTGAAGCAGGAATTAGTGCAATTATTCAACCAGGTGGTTCGATTCGAGACAAAGATTCAATTGCTGCTGCCAATGAATTAGGTATTGTGATGGTTTTGACTGGAGTTCGACACTTTTTACACTAA